One segment of Streptomyces roseifaciens DNA contains the following:
- a CDS encoding ATP-binding protein — translation MGTEGSTVLSPLWRGLPPIAPSAVPNSASCALPPRFEAVRTARTFTRTTLQGWGLAGLFDDVALVVSELVTNSLRYALPAEPISGGEFDPPVRLHLMRWTSRLVCAVRDPSEESPTAGEADASAECGRGLFLVESFSDTWGWHPLAGALHGKVVWALFRLPHEQHA, via the coding sequence ATGGGTACCGAAGGATCGACTGTGCTCTCTCCTCTGTGGCGAGGGCTGCCACCGATCGCCCCATCGGCCGTCCCCAACTCGGCGTCCTGCGCGCTCCCACCCCGCTTCGAAGCGGTCCGGACCGCCCGTACGTTCACCAGAACGACCCTCCAGGGGTGGGGCCTGGCCGGGCTTTTCGACGACGTGGCACTCGTGGTCTCGGAGCTGGTCACCAACTCCTTGCGCTACGCCCTGCCCGCCGAGCCGATATCCGGCGGCGAATTCGATCCGCCGGTGCGGCTGCACCTGATGCGGTGGACGTCGCGGCTCGTGTGCGCCGTGCGCGACCCCAGCGAGGAGAGCCCGACGGCCGGCGAGGCGGACGCCTCGGCGGAGTGCGGGCGGGGGCTCTTCCTCGTCGAGTCCTTCAGCGACACCTGGGGCTGGCACCCGCTCGCGGGGGCGCTGCACGGCAAGGTCGTGTGGGCCCTTTTCCGGCTGCCGCACGAACAGCACGCTTAG
- a CDS encoding threonine/serine ThrE exporter family protein has product MAERQRGGSGAGEAPEDRKPQSDEARSAFTPPLGVPLPPPPEEEHPTSEFAIPEGIAPEPPSEPEGSAFALPAGTVAPDSSTTQSTLLPGYTPPYGSPKVSLTKDTPWQDRMRTMLRMPVGERPAPERAAKQDEPGPPVPRVLDLTLRIGELLLAGGEGAEDVEAAMFGVAHAYGLHRCEPTVTFTLLTVSYQPSLVDDPVTANRTVRRRGTDYTRLDAVFRLVHAITSQGLTLEEAYRGLAEIRRNRHPYPGWGLTAASGLLAGAASMLVGGGLVVFLAAAVGAMLGDRLAWLASGRGLPEFYQFVAAGLPPAAMGVTLSALHDYVDVQASAVITGGLFALIPGRALVAGVQDGLTGYYITAAARLLEVGYLIAGIVCGVLMVLYGGVHIGGATLNPEAALERVERPLIQIVAAMLLSFAFAVLLQQERHSVWVATLNGGVAWVVYGALADTAGLDPVPATAIAAGLVGLFGQLLSRYRYASALPYVTAAIGPLLPGSAVYFALLNFAKNELNTGIASLTKAAALALAIAIGVNLGSEMARMFLKVPGEAAGRRAAKRTRGF; this is encoded by the coding sequence GTGGCTGAGCGGCAGCGGGGTGGCAGCGGGGCCGGAGAGGCTCCCGAGGACCGCAAACCCCAGTCCGACGAGGCGCGCAGCGCCTTCACCCCGCCGCTCGGCGTCCCGCTGCCGCCACCGCCCGAGGAAGAGCACCCGACCTCGGAGTTCGCCATTCCGGAGGGCATCGCCCCCGAGCCGCCCAGCGAACCCGAAGGCTCGGCCTTCGCCCTCCCCGCGGGCACCGTCGCCCCCGACTCCAGCACCACCCAGAGCACGCTCCTGCCCGGCTACACGCCGCCCTACGGCTCGCCCAAGGTCAGCCTGACCAAGGACACGCCCTGGCAGGACCGCATGCGCACCATGCTGCGCATGCCCGTCGGCGAGCGGCCCGCCCCCGAGCGGGCCGCGAAGCAGGACGAGCCCGGCCCGCCCGTCCCGCGCGTCCTCGACCTGACCCTCCGCATCGGCGAGCTGCTGCTCGCGGGCGGCGAGGGCGCCGAGGACGTGGAAGCGGCGATGTTCGGCGTCGCGCACGCCTACGGGCTCCACCGCTGCGAGCCGACGGTCACCTTCACGCTGCTGACCGTCAGCTACCAGCCGTCCCTCGTCGACGACCCCGTCACCGCCAACCGCACGGTGCGGCGGCGCGGCACCGACTACACGCGCCTGGACGCCGTCTTCCGGCTCGTCCACGCCATCACGTCGCAGGGGCTGACGCTGGAGGAGGCCTACCGCGGCCTCGCCGAGATCCGCCGCAACCGCCACCCGTACCCCGGCTGGGGCCTGACCGCCGCCTCCGGGCTGCTCGCCGGCGCGGCGAGCATGCTCGTGGGCGGCGGGCTCGTCGTCTTCCTCGCCGCCGCGGTCGGCGCGATGCTGGGCGACCGGCTGGCATGGCTCGCGTCCGGGCGCGGGCTGCCGGAGTTCTACCAGTTCGTGGCGGCCGGGCTGCCGCCCGCGGCGATGGGCGTCACGCTGAGCGCCCTCCACGACTACGTGGACGTCCAGGCGTCCGCGGTGATCACCGGTGGGCTGTTCGCCCTGATCCCCGGGCGGGCGCTCGTGGCGGGCGTCCAGGACGGCCTGACCGGCTACTACATCACCGCCGCGGCCCGGCTCCTCGAAGTCGGCTACCTGATCGCCGGCATCGTCTGCGGCGTGCTGATGGTCCTCTACGGGGGCGTGCACATCGGCGGTGCCACGCTCAACCCGGAGGCCGCGCTGGAGCGCGTGGAGCGGCCGCTGATCCAGATCGTCGCCGCGATGCTGCTGTCCTTCGCCTTCGCGGTGCTGCTCCAGCAGGAACGTCACTCTGTGTGGGTCGCCACGCTCAACGGCGGGGTCGCCTGGGTGGTCTACGGCGCGCTCGCCGACACCGCCGGGCTGGACCCCGTGCCCGCCACGGCCATCGCCGCCGGGCTCGTCGGCCTCTTCGGCCAGCTGCTCTCGCGCTACCGGTACGCGTCCGCGCTGCCGTACGTGACGGCGGCGATCGGGCCGCTGCTGCCCGGTAGCGCCGTCTACTTCGCGCTGCTGAACTTCGCCAAGAACGAGCTGAACACCGGCATCGCCAGCCTCACCAAGGCGGCCGCCCTGGCCCTGGCGATCGCCATCGGCGTGAACCTGGGCTCGGAGATGGCCCGGATGTTCCTGAAGGTCCCGGGCGAGGCGGCGGGCCGCCGCGCGGCAAAGCGCACGCGAGGCTTCTAG
- a CDS encoding inorganic diphosphatase has product MEFDVTIEIPKGSRNKYEVDHETGRIRLDRRLFTSTSYPADYGFVENTLGEDGDPLDALVILDEPTFPGCLIKCRAIGMFRMTDEAGGDDKLLCVPANDPRMEHLRDIHHVSEFDRLEIQHFFEVYKDLEPGKSVEGADWVGRAEAEAEIEASYKRLEAAGGAHH; this is encoded by the coding sequence GTGGAGTTCGACGTCACCATCGAGATCCCGAAGGGTTCGCGGAACAAGTACGAGGTGGACCACGAGACCGGTCGCATCCGCCTGGACCGCCGCCTCTTCACCTCGACCAGCTACCCGGCGGACTACGGCTTCGTCGAGAACACCCTCGGTGAGGACGGCGACCCGCTGGACGCCCTCGTCATCCTCGACGAGCCGACCTTCCCGGGCTGCCTCATCAAGTGCCGCGCCATCGGCATGTTCCGCATGACGGACGAGGCCGGCGGCGACGACAAGCTGCTGTGCGTCCCGGCGAACGACCCGCGCATGGAGCACCTGCGCGACATCCACCACGTGTCGGAGTTCGACCGCCTGGAGATCCAGCACTTCTTCGAGGTCTACAAGGACCTCGAGCCGGGCAAGTCGGTCGAGGGTGCGGACTGGGTCGGCCGCGCCGAGGCCGAGGCCGAGATCGAGGCCTCGTACAAGCGCCTCGAGGCGGCGGGCGGCGCCCACCACTGA
- a CDS encoding MerR family transcriptional regulator, translating into MSYSVGQVAAFAGVTVRTLHHYDEIGLLVPGGRSHAGHRRYDDADLDRLQQILFYRELGFPLDEVAVLLDEPGADPVEHLRRQHGLLVERIEQLQRMATAVEHAMEAKKMGIRLTPEEKFEVFGDFDPDEHAEEVEQRWGDTDAYRESQRRTASYTKEDWLRIQAEANGLNERIAALMGTGAAADSPEAMDLAEEHRQQIVRFYYDCTYEIHTCLAEMYVTDERFTATYEAIRPGMAGYLRDAILANAVRNA; encoded by the coding sequence ATGAGCTACTCCGTGGGACAGGTCGCCGCCTTCGCCGGGGTGACCGTGCGGACGCTGCACCACTACGACGAGATCGGGCTGCTCGTGCCCGGCGGGCGCAGTCACGCCGGGCACCGGCGCTACGACGACGCCGACCTCGACCGGCTGCAGCAGATCCTGTTCTACCGGGAGCTCGGCTTTCCGCTGGACGAGGTGGCGGTGCTGCTGGACGAGCCGGGTGCGGATCCGGTCGAGCACCTGCGCCGCCAGCACGGTCTGCTCGTCGAGCGGATCGAGCAGCTCCAGCGCATGGCCACCGCCGTGGAGCACGCCATGGAGGCGAAGAAGATGGGGATCAGGCTCACGCCGGAGGAGAAGTTCGAGGTGTTCGGGGACTTCGACCCCGACGAGCACGCGGAGGAGGTCGAGCAGCGGTGGGGCGATACGGACGCCTACCGCGAGTCGCAGCGCCGGACCGCCTCGTACACGAAGGAGGACTGGCTGCGGATCCAGGCCGAGGCGAACGGGCTCAACGAGCGCATCGCCGCCCTCATGGGCACCGGTGCGGCCGCGGACTCCCCGGAGGCCATGGACCTCGCCGAGGAGCACCGGCAGCAGATCGTGCGCTTCTACTACGACTGCACGTACGAGATTCACACCTGTCTCGCCGAGATGTACGTCACAGACGAGCGGTTCACCGCCACCTATGAGGCCATCCGGCCCGGCATGGCCGGCTACCTCCGGGACGCCATCCTGGCCAATGCGGTGCGCAACGCGTGA
- a CDS encoding helix-turn-helix domain-containing protein has protein sequence MATSESSGSVVRRILLGSQLRRLRESRGITREAAGYSIRASESKISRMELGRVSFKARDVEDLLTLYGVTDELEREALLGLAREANVAGWWHSYGDVLPGWFQTYVGLEGAASHIGIYEVQFVHGLLQTEGYAQAVVVRGQPAADGAEVERRVSLRMERQKLLFSERAPHFHAVLDEAALHRPYGGEAVMRGQLQHLMDISEQANVTLQVMPFAHGGHAGESGAFTMLRFPESDLSDVVYLEQLTSALYLDKPDEVAQYGRVMERLHEDSLSPSATRDLLRRLLQLM, from the coding sequence ATGGCCACGAGCGAGTCGAGCGGTTCAGTGGTGCGCCGCATACTCCTGGGCTCCCAGCTCAGGCGACTGCGTGAGTCACGTGGGATAACCCGTGAGGCGGCCGGCTACTCGATCCGTGCGTCCGAGTCGAAGATCAGCCGTATGGAGCTGGGCCGGGTGAGCTTCAAGGCACGCGATGTGGAAGACCTGCTGACCCTCTACGGCGTCACGGACGAGCTGGAGCGCGAGGCGCTGCTCGGCCTGGCCCGCGAAGCCAACGTGGCGGGGTGGTGGCACAGCTACGGCGACGTGCTGCCGGGCTGGTTCCAGACCTACGTCGGGCTGGAGGGGGCCGCCTCGCACATCGGGATCTACGAGGTGCAGTTCGTGCACGGGCTGCTGCAGACGGAGGGGTACGCCCAGGCCGTCGTGGTCCGCGGCCAGCCCGCGGCCGACGGGGCGGAGGTCGAGCGCCGCGTCTCGCTGCGCATGGAGCGCCAGAAGCTGCTCTTCTCCGAGCGCGCCCCGCACTTCCACGCCGTCCTGGACGAGGCCGCGCTGCACCGCCCTTACGGCGGCGAGGCCGTCATGCGCGGCCAGCTGCAGCACCTCATGGACATCTCCGAGCAGGCCAACGTGACCTTGCAGGTGATGCCCTTCGCGCACGGCGGGCACGCGGGCGAGAGCGGCGCCTTCACCATGCTCCGCTTCCCCGAGTCGGACCTGTCGGACGTGGTCTACCTGGAGCAGCTCACGAGCGCGCTCTACCTCGACAAGCCCGACGAAGTGGCCCAGTACGGAAGGGTGATGGAGCGGCTGCACGAGGACAGCCTCTCGCCGTCGGCCACCCGGGACCTGCTGAGGCGGCTGCTTCAACTCATGTGA
- the rpsR gene encoding 30S ribosomal protein S18, with translation MPRRPDHRKNLKPRPNPLDAAGITYIDYKDTDLLRKFISDRGKIRSRRVTRVTVQQQRQLARAIKNAREMALLPYSSTGK, from the coding sequence ATGCCGCGCCGCCCCGACCACCGCAAGAACCTCAAGCCCCGCCCCAACCCCCTGGATGCGGCAGGCATCACGTACATCGACTACAAGGACACCGATCTGCTGCGGAAGTTCATTTCGGACCGGGGGAAGATCCGTAGCCGCCGGGTGACCCGGGTCACCGTTCAGCAGCAGCGCCAGCTGGCCCGGGCGATCAAGAATGCACGTGAGATGGCACTCCTGCCGTATTCGAGTACGGGCAAGTAG
- a CDS encoding aldehyde dehydrogenase family protein, producing the protein MSYFEELAFQYIDGEWRSGTGSWDIVDFNPYNGEKLASITVAGVDEIDQAYRAAERAQPAWGATNPYTRRLVFERALRVIDDREAELSAAITAECGGTALKAAFELHLAREFLREAVHLALRAEGRILPSPDDTKENRLYRVPVGVVGVISPFNFPFLLSLKSVAPALALGNTVVLKPHQNTPICGGGLVAKVLEEAGLPAGVLNVVVTDIAEIGDALIEHPVPKVISFTGSDKVGRHVATVAASHFKKTVLELGGNSALIVLDDADLDYAVEAAVFSRFIHQGQVCMAANRVLVDRSVEQEFTEKFVAKVKSLKVGDPGDPATHIGPLIHAGQAEAIGSLVEQAVADGATALVRGRTEGTLVEPSVLTGLKADAAILGQEIFGPVALIIPFDGEEEAVRLANATPYGLSGAVHTGDTERGVRVAKRIDAGMVHVNDGTVHDEPIVPFGGEKASGVGRLNGDAMVDVFTTTKWISIQHGKSRFPF; encoded by the coding sequence ATGTCCTACTTCGAAGAATTGGCCTTCCAGTACATCGACGGCGAGTGGCGGTCCGGCACCGGCTCCTGGGACATCGTCGACTTCAACCCGTACAACGGGGAGAAGCTCGCCTCCATCACCGTCGCCGGCGTGGACGAGATCGACCAGGCCTACCGCGCCGCCGAGCGCGCCCAGCCCGCGTGGGGCGCCACCAATCCGTACACCCGCCGGCTGGTCTTCGAGCGGGCGCTGCGCGTCATCGACGACCGGGAGGCCGAGCTGTCCGCCGCGATCACCGCGGAGTGCGGCGGCACGGCCCTGAAGGCGGCCTTCGAGCTGCACCTGGCGCGGGAGTTCCTGCGGGAGGCCGTCCACCTCGCGCTGCGGGCCGAGGGGCGGATCCTGCCCTCCCCGGACGACACCAAGGAGAACCGCCTCTACAGGGTGCCGGTCGGCGTCGTCGGGGTGATCAGCCCGTTCAACTTCCCGTTCCTGCTGTCGCTGAAGTCCGTCGCGCCGGCGCTCGCCCTCGGCAACACCGTCGTCCTCAAACCGCACCAGAACACGCCCATATGCGGCGGCGGCCTGGTGGCCAAGGTCCTGGAGGAGGCCGGGCTGCCGGCGGGCGTGCTCAACGTCGTCGTCACCGACATCGCGGAGATCGGCGACGCGCTCATCGAGCACCCCGTGCCGAAGGTCATCTCCTTCACGGGCTCCGACAAGGTCGGCCGGCACGTGGCCACGGTCGCCGCGTCCCACTTCAAGAAGACCGTCCTGGAGCTCGGCGGCAACAGCGCGCTGATCGTCCTCGACGACGCGGACCTCGACTACGCCGTCGAGGCGGCGGTATTCAGCCGTTTCATCCACCAGGGGCAGGTCTGCATGGCCGCCAACCGGGTGCTCGTCGACCGCTCGGTGGAGCAGGAGTTCACCGAGAAGTTCGTCGCCAAGGTCAAGAGCCTCAAGGTCGGCGACCCGGGCGACCCGGCCACCCACATCGGGCCGCTCATCCACGCCGGGCAGGCCGAGGCCATCGGCTCCCTGGTCGAGCAGGCCGTCGCCGACGGGGCGACCGCGCTGGTGCGCGGCCGGACGGAGGGCACGCTCGTGGAGCCGTCCGTACTGACCGGGCTGAAGGCCGACGCCGCGATCCTCGGCCAGGAGATCTTCGGGCCGGTCGCGCTGATCATCCCCTTCGACGGCGAGGAGGAGGCCGTCCGGCTGGCCAACGCCACGCCGTACGGGCTGAGCGGCGCGGTCCACACGGGGGACACCGAGCGCGGCGTGCGCGTGGCGAAGCGCATCGACGCCGGGATGGTCCACGTGAACGACGGGACCGTGCACGACGAGCCGATCGTGCCCTTCGGGGGCGAGAAGGCGTCGGGCGTGGGGCGGCTGAACGGCGACGCGATGGTCGACGTGTTCACGACGACGAAGTGGATCTCGATCCAGCACGGGAAGAGCCGTTTCCCGTTCTGA
- a CDS encoding PadR family transcriptional regulator has translation MSAIRLLVLGAVRQHGRAHGYQVRNDLEFWGAHQWSNAKPGSIYHALKAMAKQGLMVAHDTAPSEAGGPPRTEYELTPAGQEEYFRLLRHALSAHDEKIDVLTAGVGFLVDLPRAEAVALLKQRVAALEEWREEIRRNWTPAEGEDWGHIAEIMGLWVHTAETGGEWTRGLIERLEAGAYEMAGEGGQ, from the coding sequence ATGTCGGCGATCCGGTTGCTGGTTCTGGGCGCGGTCCGGCAGCACGGCCGGGCCCACGGCTACCAGGTCCGCAACGACCTGGAGTTCTGGGGCGCGCACCAGTGGTCCAACGCCAAGCCGGGGTCGATCTACCACGCGCTCAAGGCGATGGCGAAGCAAGGGCTGATGGTCGCCCACGACACGGCGCCGAGCGAGGCCGGCGGCCCGCCCCGCACGGAGTACGAGCTGACGCCCGCCGGCCAGGAGGAGTACTTCCGGCTGCTGCGGCACGCGCTGTCCGCCCACGACGAGAAGATCGACGTCCTCACCGCCGGCGTGGGCTTCCTCGTCGACCTGCCGCGCGCCGAGGCCGTCGCCCTGCTGAAGCAGCGGGTGGCGGCCCTGGAGGAGTGGCGCGAGGAGATCCGCCGGAACTGGACCCCGGCCGAGGGCGAGGACTGGGGCCACATCGCCGAGATCATGGGCCTGTGGGTGCACACGGCGGAGACCGGCGGCGAGTGGACCCGCGGACTGATCGAGCGCCTGGAGGCCGGGGCGTACGAGATGGCGGGGGAGGGCGGGCAGTGA
- a CDS encoding DUF397 domain-containing protein, with protein sequence MPHAYNGMAAADLDGVVWRKSRHSNSQGSCVEFAKLPGGGVAVRNSRHPDGPALVYTPAEIDAMLRGVKDGEFDYLVTD encoded by the coding sequence GTGCCTCACGCGTACAACGGCATGGCTGCCGCGGACCTCGACGGCGTCGTCTGGCGGAAGAGCCGGCACTCCAACTCCCAGGGATCGTGTGTGGAGTTCGCCAAGCTGCCTGGCGGCGGGGTCGCCGTGCGCAATTCCCGTCATCCGGACGGTCCGGCGCTCGTCTACACCCCTGCGGAGATCGACGCCATGCTGCGCGGGGTCAAGGACGGGGAATTCGACTATCTGGTGACCGACTGA
- a CDS encoding DedA family protein, whose protein sequence is MTPTTTLALGPQWLDANYLIEQFGLIGVLAIVFAESGLLIGFFLPGDSLLFTTGLLVTTGQISKPLWVVCTLVAVAAILGDQAGYLFGRKVGPSLFKRPDSKLFKQENVEKAHEFFEKYGPKSLVLARFVPVIRTFTPIIAGVSRMNYRSFLIFNIVGGILWGVGVTVLGAALGKIEFVHKNIEMMLIAIVLISVVPIIIEFLRARSKSKKAAAQGGAHPGAVGGPRPPAQQQRGRHARR, encoded by the coding sequence GTGACCCCCACGACCACTCTCGCGCTCGGCCCCCAGTGGCTGGATGCGAACTATCTGATCGAACAATTCGGTCTGATCGGTGTCCTGGCCATCGTCTTCGCGGAGTCCGGCCTCCTGATCGGCTTCTTCCTCCCCGGTGACTCCCTGCTGTTCACCACGGGCCTGCTGGTGACCACGGGGCAGATCAGCAAGCCCCTGTGGGTGGTCTGCACGCTCGTGGCGGTCGCGGCGATCCTGGGCGACCAGGCGGGCTACCTCTTCGGCCGCAAGGTCGGCCCCTCGCTCTTCAAGCGCCCCGACTCCAAGCTCTTCAAGCAGGAGAACGTGGAGAAGGCGCACGAGTTCTTCGAGAAGTACGGCCCGAAATCGCTGGTCCTGGCCCGTTTCGTGCCCGTGATCCGCACCTTCACGCCGATCATCGCCGGCGTGAGCCGGATGAACTACCGCTCGTTCCTCATCTTCAACATCGTCGGCGGCATCCTGTGGGGCGTCGGCGTCACGGTGCTCGGTGCGGCGCTGGGCAAGATCGAGTTCGTCCACAAGAACATCGAGATGATGCTGATCGCCATCGTGCTGATCTCGGTGGTCCCGATCATCATCGAGTTCCTGCGGGCCCGCTCCAAGAGCAAGAAGGCCGCGGCTCAGGGCGGCGCCCACCCGGGCGCGGTGGGCGGCCCCCGCCCGCCGGCCCAGCAGCAGCGCGGCCGCCACGCGCGCCGCTGA
- a CDS encoding CobW family GTP-binding protein — MTAPHPLPVALVGGLHADARRAAVERLLRTVPGSVALHHDLATAAAGTVRRTVRDRTGTLDEGEAPLVNDCACCALREDLMPELERLAASGTCRLAVVELWDSVEPKAMAEVVAAHAGEDLRLTAVITAVDPALVLPALGCGDDLAEAGLAAAAADQRTVADTFARQLEYPTVLALAEGTAAGEDADGDRTAFGEPVAPADAADHALLSQLAPTARHIAVDSVELAAAAVAGFDVEAAAARQHPACALLPQEADADGVATLVWRGRRPFHPGRLYAALEDLCCAAARSRGRFWLADRPDTLLAWDAAGGALCVESAGPWLAALPDAAWDMVPPERRVAASLDWDPEHGDRVQHLTFTSPGLDADGLRTLLESCLLTDAEYAGGPDAWRLLPAAFDELLDPVS, encoded by the coding sequence GTGACCGCGCCGCATCCCCTGCCCGTGGCCCTGGTGGGCGGTCTGCACGCGGACGCCCGCCGGGCCGCGGTCGAGCGCCTCCTGCGGACCGTCCCCGGCAGCGTCGCCCTCCACCACGACCTGGCCACCGCCGCCGCGGGAACGGTCCGCCGGACGGTGCGGGACCGCACCGGCACGCTCGACGAGGGCGAGGCGCCGCTCGTCAACGACTGCGCCTGCTGCGCCCTGCGCGAGGACCTCATGCCCGAACTGGAGCGGCTCGCCGCCTCGGGCACGTGCCGGCTCGCCGTCGTCGAGCTCTGGGACTCGGTCGAACCCAAGGCCATGGCCGAGGTCGTGGCCGCCCACGCGGGCGAGGACCTGCGGCTCACCGCCGTGATCACGGCCGTGGACCCGGCCCTCGTGCTGCCCGCCCTCGGCTGCGGCGACGACCTCGCGGAGGCCGGACTGGCCGCCGCGGCCGCCGACCAGCGCACCGTGGCCGACACCTTCGCCCGTCAGCTGGAGTACCCCACGGTGCTCGCGCTGGCGGAGGGGACGGCGGCCGGGGAGGACGCCGACGGCGACCGGACCGCCTTCGGCGAGCCCGTGGCCCCGGCCGACGCCGCCGACCACGCACTCCTCTCCCAACTCGCCCCCACCGCACGTCACATCGCCGTCGACTCCGTCGAACTGGCGGCCGCCGCGGTCGCCGGATTCGACGTGGAGGCGGCCGCGGCCCGGCAGCATCCCGCCTGCGCGCTGCTGCCGCAGGAGGCCGACGCGGACGGCGTCGCCACCCTCGTGTGGCGCGGGCGCCGGCCCTTCCACCCGGGGCGGTTGTACGCCGCGCTGGAGGACCTGTGCTGTGCCGCCGCGCGCAGCCGGGGCCGCTTCTGGCTCGCCGACCGGCCGGACACGCTGCTGGCGTGGGACGCCGCGGGCGGCGCGCTGTGCGTGGAGAGCGCGGGGCCGTGGCTGGCGGCGCTGCCGGACGCCGCCTGGGACATGGTGCCGCCGGAGCGGCGCGTGGCCGCCTCCCTCGACTGGGATCCCGAGCACGGCGACCGCGTCCAGCACCTCACGTTCACCTCGCCGGGACTCGACGCCGACGGGCTGCGCACGCTGCTGGAGTCGTGCCTGCTGACCGACGCCGAATACGCGGGCGGGCCCGACGCCTGGCGGCTGCTCCCGGCCGCGTTCGACGAACTCCTCGACCCCGTTTCCTGA
- a CDS encoding DinB family protein — translation MVTHVIEKNPSDERATLLAFVEAQRGGLRRAVLGLTDEQAALKPSASELSLGGLLKHVTQAEQNWLLLAQGRAEEAGHDESAWADGFRLLEGETVAGVLARWEQVAAETEKFIRSVPSLEDTFPLPEAPWFPADSRVSMRWLLLHLVEEIGRHAGHADVIRESLDGKTAFELVALASGDDEA, via the coding sequence ATGGTTACCCACGTCATCGAGAAGAACCCCTCCGACGAGCGCGCCACGCTGCTGGCGTTCGTGGAGGCCCAGCGGGGCGGCCTGCGGCGGGCGGTGCTCGGGCTGACCGACGAGCAGGCGGCGCTGAAGCCGAGCGCGAGCGAGCTGTCCCTGGGCGGGCTGCTCAAGCACGTGACGCAGGCCGAGCAGAACTGGCTGCTGCTGGCGCAGGGCCGGGCGGAGGAGGCCGGGCACGACGAGTCGGCGTGGGCCGACGGCTTCCGGCTCCTGGAGGGCGAGACGGTCGCCGGGGTGCTCGCCCGCTGGGAGCAGGTGGCGGCGGAGACGGAGAAGTTCATCCGCTCCGTGCCCAGCCTGGAGGACACCTTCCCGCTGCCCGAGGCGCCGTGGTTCCCGGCGGACTCACGGGTGTCGATGCGCTGGCTGCTGCTCCACCTGGTCGAGGAGATCGGGCGGCACGCCGGGCACGCGGACGTCATCCGCGAGTCGCTCGACGGGAAGACCGCCTTCGAGCTGGTGGCGCTCGCCTCCGGGGACGACGAGGCCTGA
- a CDS encoding YbjQ family protein, which produces MGIEEYGGGQTQSDVLVVTTNDVPGYKVDRVIGEVFGLTVRSRHIGSQIGAGLKSLVGGELKGLTKTLVETRNQAMERLIEQARARGANAVLMFRFDVTEAADVGTEVCAYGTAVVISPRP; this is translated from the coding sequence ATGGGCATCGAGGAGTACGGCGGCGGGCAGACCCAGTCCGACGTCCTGGTCGTGACGACGAACGACGTCCCCGGCTACAAGGTCGACCGCGTCATCGGCGAGGTCTTCGGCCTCACCGTGCGCTCCCGCCACATCGGCAGCCAGATCGGCGCGGGCCTGAAGTCCCTGGTCGGCGGCGAGCTCAAGGGCCTGACGAAGACCCTGGTGGAGACCCGCAACCAGGCCATGGAGCGGCTGATCGAGCAGGCGCGCGCCCGGGGCGCGAACGCGGTGCTGATGTTCCGCTTCGACGTGACGGAGGCGGCGGACGTGGGCACGGAGGTGTGTGCGTACGGCACGGCGGTGGTGATCTCGCCCCGTCCGTGA